The Microbacterium natoriense genomic interval TCAAGGGAGAAGCTCATGAGGCGAGGCTATCCCGATCAGCCATGCGGCGGCTCAGAGTTCGATGCCGTTGTCCTCGTCGTTCACGCCTTCATGGTGCCCACGGCGGGATTCGAAGCCGAGGAACCACCCGAACCAGACGATCACGGCGAGCAGCACGCCCAGCCACACGTTCTCGAAGATCAGCCCGATGATGACGCCGAGCACGAGGAGCCCGGCGGAGACGGCGACGCGGATGCCGGTGCGCGGAGCGGAGTTCATGCGATTCAGCCTAGGGGTCTCACCGTCGCCGGTGATCCTCGGGTGCGAGGCGCGGACCGCGGCGCGGTTCGCGCATGCCGCTCGCGAGGATCAGCCGGATCACCCGCTGGCGCTGCCCGGCCCAGGGCGCGAGCAGTTCGAGCATGCCGTCGTCATCGGTGCGCGCGCCGGCGAGGGCGTAGCCCACCTCGTGGGCGAGGTGATAGTCGCCGATGCTCACGGCATCGGCGTCGCCGAGAGCCCGGATGCGGGTCTCGGCGGATGTCCAGATGCCGATGCCGGGAAGGCTCGTCAGAACCCTGTCGCGGGCCGGGCCGTCGGGTGAAGCCAGCAGGGCGCGCTCGATGCTCGCCCCTCGCTCGGCCGATCGTGCGATCGTCTTCGACTGCGAAGGCTCCACTCCTGCTCGATGCCACGCCCACGAGGGAATGCTCCGCCACACGGCGGGGGGTGGAGCCGCGAACATCGGCCGGGGCGTCGGCCCCGGTGCGCGCTCGCCGAAACGTGAGACGAGATGCCGCCACGCGCCGAAGGCCTGCAGGCCCGTGACCTTCTGCTCGATGATCGCGCAGGCGAGCGCGTCGAAGACCTGTCCCGTCCTGGTCAGGCGCAGCGAGGGGTGCCTGCGGGCGGAGTCGGCGATCACCGGATGCAGCGAGGCGTCGAAGCCGTCGTCATCGTCGCTCGCTCCGCAGAGATCGGGCACGGTGTCGAGCGCATGAGACGCACCGACTCCCCACGCCGTCGCCCTGATCTCGCCCGACGACTCGCGCAGGGCCAGGGTCGCCACGCCAGAGGGCGTCCGTACCGCGCGCCAGAGCACCGGTCCGTCGATCACGGTCGTCGGATCGTTCGGACCGCGGCGCAGCACGCCGACCGTACGCAGCAGGTCGACCGGTCTCGCAGGGCGGTAGACGGACTGGAGCGGGGCAGCGGATGCCACAGCATCCGATTCCGCACCCGCCGTCAACGTCATGCGAACACCCTACGCGGCGCTGCCGACGTCGAGATGAGAGCCGCGTGCGGCAGTCGGGTCAGAAGCGGTCGGGCGAGGGGGTGCCGTGGCCGTAGCGGATGACGACGTCGGCGTGACGGTCGAAGCGGTAGCCGATTCCACGGACGGTGCGCACGATGTCCTCGTAGCGGCCGAGCTTGGCGCGCAGGCGACGCACGTGCACGTCGATGGTGCGCTCGCCGGGAGTCTCGTCGTCCTGCGCCTGCCACAGCGCCGAGACGAGCTCGCTGCGCTCGATGGTGCGGCCCTCGCGGAGGACCAGGTACTGCAACAGCTCGAACTCCTTGTAGGTGAACGCGGCGGATTCGCCGTCGATCAGCACGCGCTTGCGCGAGATGTCGACGACCACGCCGCCTTCCTCGTCGGTGGTCTCCTCTTCGGCTGCGGCCTTGGTGCGGGCGATCGCCCCCGGCTCCTGCAGGGCGAGGCGGACGACGTCGAGGTCGCGGCCTCCGGAGCCGTGCGGTGCGAGCGCCACGGTGGCGTGGGTCTCGGCGCCGGGGGCGAGTTCTGCGAGCGTGCGACGAAGCGCGTCGACGAGGAGGGGGAGGCTCACTCCGGCCTCGGCCGCCTTGATCTCGTCGAGTCCGACGTAGAGGGCGAAGCCGCGCGGTGAGCGGACGGCGGGCAGGTCTGCGGCGAGCTGCGCGGCGGAAGAGGCCGACTGGCGGACGGCGGTGGCGGCGGGACGCTCGAGAAGGGCAGTGTTCGACATGATGATGAGTCCTCGGGGACGTGAGCCGATGCGGCTCTGATGCGTTGCATGAATGACCGGGCGGAGCCGGAGAGATCGAGCAAGGGTGGGTGCTCGGAGACCCTGCCCCGCAGATCGCGAGGGGTCAGGTCAGGCGGGGTGGCTGTTCGTTCAGCGACACATTCGGCAACACATGCCAACGCGACCGGGCATCATCATCCCGGCAGTCCTGTTCGCCTCCTGGGCGGACAAAGGGCGTGCGTTGGTGGTCATGGGGGGATTATGTCTGAAGAAGTCACCGCGTGTCAAAACGACCCTCGCCCCACCCGGCCGGCGTAACGTTGCCGGAATGACCACCGAGAGTGCGATAAAGGGTTTCATCTTCACGGACGAGAAGGATGCCTCCCGCTACACCCTGATGCATGACGGGCAGCTCGTGAGCGTGCTCGACTATCGCGACGACGGTCGGACGATCTCGCTCACGAGAGCCTTCACGATCCCGACTTTCCGCGGGAGGGGCTACGCGGCGAAGGTCGTCGAGAGGGCTGTCGCCGACCTCGAGACCCGCGGCGATCGGCATGTGATCCCGGTCTGCTGGTACGTCGCGGACTGGTTCGACGCGCACCCGGAGCACGCTTCACTTCTGCGTACACGATGATCTGAACTCTGTGACACTGTGTTACGGAGGCGGCACCGTCCCTCTGCCGGTTCGTGCCCTCGAGCGGCACGCCTCAGAGGGAATGTCCGAGGCCGTCCGTAGCGTGTGAGTATGCGAATCCTGCACACCTCCGACTGGCACATCGGCCGCACGTTCCATGGCAGCTCGACCATGGATGCGCTGGCCGAGGTGCTGGGCGCGCTCACGGTGCAGGTGCGCGACAACGAGGTCGACGTCGTGATCGTCGCGGGCGACGTCTTCGACTCCGCGACGCCGGCGGGGCCGGCGTACACGCTCCTCAGCGACACCCTTCTCGCTCTCGCCGATTCCGGGGCTCGGATCATCGTGACAAGCGGCAATCACGATTCCGCCGCACGCCTCGGTTTCCAGGCGCGGCTGCTGCGCGACGGCATCCACGTGCTGACCGATCCGCTCGCCATCGGCGCACCGGTGACGGTGGCAGATGCTGACGGCCCGGTGCACTTCTTCGGCATCCCGTATCTCGAGCCGGCCATCGTCCGACAGCACTTCCCTGCCGCCGGAGAAGGAGGCGCCGAGCTTCGCACCCAGGCCCAGACCATGGCGCACGCGATGAGCCTCGTGCGGGCCGGGATGGCCGAGCACGAAGGGCGTTCGGTCGCGATCGCGCACTGCTTCGCCGCGGGCGTCGATGCGACGGTCGGGCTCGAGCGCGAAGTGCGCCAGGGCGGTCTCGACATGGTCCCGCTCGAGGTCTTCGACGGGCCCGACTACGTGGCGCTCGGGCACATCCACGGTCGGCAGCAGCTCAGCGAGCGGGTGCGCTACGCGGGTGCGCCCCTGCACTACAGCTTCGGCGAGCAGGACAAGCCGCGCGGATCCTGGCTCATCGACCTCGATGCCGATGGGCTCGCGAACGTCGCCTGGCTCGCGCTGCCGGTGCCGCGTGCACTCGTCACCCTCACCGGAACGCTCGACGACATCCTGTCGGCCGACAACGTGGCCGCGCATGCAGAGCATTGGGTGTGCGCGGTCTACACGGACGCGCTGCCGCAGGCCGAGCCGATGCGCCGGCTGCGTGAGCGCTTCCCATACTGCGCGATGGTGCAGCACCAGCCCGCTGTGACCGGAGCAGCCGAGGTGCGCACGTACTCCGAGCGCCTGCGCACCGCGGTCACCGACACCGACCGCATCGAGGCGTTCCTCGAGCACGTGCGCGCGGGGCAGGGAGCGAGCGAACGCGAGCGGGTGCTGATCCGCGAGGTGCTCGACGATCGGGTGCGGGCCGAGGCCCTCGTATGATCCCGAAGATGCTCTGATGCGACTGCATCGCCTCGAGGTCGAGGGGTTCGGCCCGTTCCGAGCGCGCCAGGTCGTGGACTTCGACGCCTTCGCCGACGATGGGATCTTCTTGATCGCCGGGCGCACGGGCGCGGGCAAGTCGAGCATCCTCGATGCGGTGTGTTTCGGCCTGTACGGCGGTGTGCCGCGATACGACGGCGGCGAGAAGCGGGTGCGCTCCGACCACAGCGACCCCGACGAGATCTCAGAGGTCGTCGTCGAGTTCAGCACACCGGCCGGGAGGTTCCGGGTGACCCGGTCACCGGAGTATCTGCGACCGGCCAAGCGCGGCGGAGGCATGACGAAGCAGGCGGCGGGGGTCTCACTCGACGAGTGGACGGATGCCGGATGGATCGGCCGAGCCGCCCGCGCCGTCGATGTCGGGAACGAACTCGACGAGATCCTTCAGCTCAGTCGCGAGCAGTTCCTGCAGGTGATACTCCTCGCGCAGAACCGGTTCTCGGAATTCCTGCTCGCGAACAGCAAAGATCGACAGGCACTGCTGCGGCGCCTGTTCGGAACCGAGCGGTTCGACGACGTGCAGGCTCGTTTCGACGCTCGGCGGCGGGCTGCGGAGCAGGCTCTGGGCACCCGGCTCGCGACAGTGGCCGCGCGGGTCGAGGAGGCCGAGCGTCTGGCCACGGATGCACAGCTGTGGGGTGACGCGGGTGTCGGCCCTTTGGAGGCGGAGGGTGCGGTCGCGCCCGAATCCGCGAGCGGAGCGCGAGCCGCCGCAGCTGCGCGGATCGATGCGACGACCGAGGAGCGGCTCGACGATCTCCGCCGTGCCCGGTCCCGCGCCGAGTACCGCAGCGAGCGGCGCGCGGCCGATCGTGAAGATGCCGAGGCGCGACTGGCAGCGGCGGACGCCGCATTGTCGGCCTTGCGCGAAGACCGCCGCGCGCAAGCTGAACGCGATCGGGCCCGCCTCGCGCTCACGCGGCTCGAGGGCGAGGCCACGGAGATCTCAGCGGTCGCTGTCGAGCTCCGTGAGGCTCGGTCGGCTGAGGCTCTGCGAGCCACGATCATCGCGGCGACGAAGGCCAGCGCATCGCTCGAAGCCGCGGTCGAGCTCGAGCGGGGTGCACGGATCGCGTGGGAGTCATTCGACGGCGCCGAGCTGTCGCCGACGGATGCCGAAGACGAAGCAGCGGCGATGCGCGCCTGGGTGGGGGAGCGCATCAAAGCGATGGGGTCGTGGGGGCGCGCAGCCGAACTCGAACGAGGCGCTGCCGCTCTCACCGCCGAACTGCAGGCGTCCCAGGATCGGGTGGCAGCAGCATCCGCTCGCATCGAGGCCGGTGCCGCTGAGCGAGCGACTCTGCCCGAGCGGGTGGCGGCCGTGACGACCGCACGCGACGACGCACGGCGCACGGCCGACCGTGCAGCCGACCTCGCTCGAGTCCGCGACCTCGCGGCCGGGCGGGTGGCGGCGGCTCGAGAGGTCGTGCGGTTGAGCGCGGAGCACGAGGTCGCAGAGCAGTCGCTGGCCGACGCCAGCGCAGCGCTCGCCGCGGAGCAGGCTGCTCTCGCCGGATTGCGCAGGCGCCGCCTCGATGGCTTCGCGGGTGAACTGGCGTCGACTCTCGTCGACGGCGAGCCCTGCCCGGTCTGCGGCTCGGCGGAGCATCCCGCACCGGCGACGCACAGCGATCCCGTCTCCGCCGATGACATCGACGCGGCCGAACGCGTGCGCGACGACGCGGCAGAGCGCGAGCGCGCGGCGGCAGAGACTTCATCGGCACTGCGCGCCGAGGCTGCCGCCGCGGCCTCCCGGGCCGATGGGCGCACAGTCGACACCGCCGAGACCGAACTGGCGGCTGCGACGGAAGAGTACGCGAAGAGCGTCACCGCAGCGGACGCACTCGCCCGACTCGACGAGGAGCTCGCCGAGCTTCGCGCACGCCTCGAGCACCTCGAGGGACAGCGTGCGGCAGATGACGCGGAATCCGCGTCGGCCCGAGAGCAGCTCGCACTGCTGCAGCAGCGCAGCACGGACGCTGCGACGCAGATCGATGACGCTCGAGGCGAGTTCGCCACCGTGGCTGAACGGATCGCCGACACCGAGGTGCGGATCGATGCAGCTCGCCGGCTGGCCGGGGCGATCGAGGACCGTCAGCGCCGTGCGCTGGCCGCCGTCGACGCCCACGAAGAGCAGCAGGCCGCGCTTGAGGCGTCGGACTTCACCGAGGTAGAGGAGGTCGAGCAGGCGTTGCGATCGCCGGCGGAGCAGGATGCGCTGCAGCGTCGGATCGACGAGCACGCCGCTCAGCTCGGCAAGGAGAAGGCGACGCTGCTGGAGCTCGAACTGCTCACTCTGCCCGAGGAGCCCATCGACCTCGCTCCGGCCGAACAGGCGGCGTCGAGCTCCCGTGCGAGCTGGATCTCCGCGGTCGACGTGGCCACGAAGGCCGAGAACGCGGCGCTGCAACTGACCGGACTCATCGAGTCGGCGACCGCCGAGCACGCGGCGACCGCGGAAGACGCTGCCGAGTTCGAGGTGTTGCGCGGCCTCGCCGACACGATCGCGGGCCGCGGTTCGAACACGCACAAGATGACTCTCGAGACCTTCGTGCTCGCCGCCGAACTCGAAGAGATCGTGCAAGCCGCGAACCGACGGCTGCACGACATGTCGACCGGTCGCTACCAGTTGAAGCACTCCGACGCGCTGGCCGCGCGCGGCGCGGCATCCGGGCTGGGCATCGTCGTCTACGACGCTTTCACTGGGCAGATTCGTCCCGCCCAATCACTCTCGGGCGGCGAGACGTTCCTGAGCTCCCTCGCCCTCGCCCTCGGACTCGCAGAGGTTGTGACGTCCCGAGCGGGCGGCATCCGCCTCGACACCCTGTTCATCGACGAAGGCTTCGGATCCCTCGACGGCGACACCCTCGAGGTCGCCATGCGCACACTCGACGAGCTGCGTCAGGGCGGCCGCACGGTCGGCGTGATCAGTCACGTCGAGGCGATGCAGGAGCAGATCCCTGCTCAGCTGCGGGTGCGGGCGACGCCTGAGGGGCCGAGCATCATCGAGACCCGCTGACCGCGTCATCGACGGTCTCGCGATCAGGTCCGCCTGAGGTCGCGCGTCCCAGAGACACGGCCAAGCCGATGCCCACCAGAAGGCCGCCGGCTCCCAGAAGGTAGCCGATGCCGAGATCGGTGGCAGCAGCGAGGCTCGCGACGGCGAAGACGCCGATGGCGCCGCCTGCTTGCTGAGTGGCGGCGAGGAAGGCTGATGCGGCGCCCGCATGCTCAGGTGGCGCCGCACTCATCGCCAGGTCGGTGGCCTGCGGCATCGCAAGACCGAATCCGGCTCCCATCACGACGAAGGCCGGAGCGACATCCATCCAGAAGCTGCCATCGTGCGGCACACGGGCCATCAGCACCATGCCCGCCGCGAAGAAGGCCAGAGCGGCGATGAGCACTCGTTCACTGCCGAACCGGGCGGCGAGTCGAACGGAGAGCCCCAGAGAAGTGATGGCGATCGGCACCGTCACCGCCAGAAACGCGGCCCCGGTCGCGAGCGGGCTGAGGCCCAGTGCGTCCTGCAGGAATAGGGACGAGAGGAACTGGAACGACATCCCCGCGATCACCATGGTGAACAGCACGCCTCCTGCGAGGGTGAAGCGACGGGCGCTGAAGAGGGCACGCGGAACCAGTCCCCCGCTGACGGGGTGGCCGGGCACGCGCTCCATGGTGGCTGCGCCGAGAGCGAGTGCGGCCACACCGATCGGTGCATTCACGAGGAAGACCCACGGCCACGTCGCGAACTCGGTGATCATGCCGCCCGCGACCATGCCGATGGCGCCGCCCGCAGAGCCGATGAAGGCGAGCACCGCGAAGGCCCTCATTCGCGGTGCAGGCTCGGGGAAGAGGTCGGCGATCATGCCCAGCGAGACCGCCGTGGAGAGCCCGCCGCCGACTCCCTGCAGCGCGCGGCCGATGAGGAGCGAAGCGGGATCCCAGGCCAGACCGCAGAGGATGGATGCGGCGGTGAAGAGAGCGACGCCCGTGAGGAAGACGCGCCGGGTGCCCCATCGGTCGCCCAGCCTGCCGGCGGGCAGCAGGACCACGGCGAACGCGGCGAAGAAGGCGTTGACCACCCAGGAGAGCGAACTGTCGGAGAATCCGAGGCCGGAGCGGATCGCGGGGAGAGCGACCGTGACGACCGTGCCGTCGAGGATGACCATCAACTGGGTGGCGGAGAGGGCCAGAAATGCGAGCGAGCGTCGACGCGCGGTGGAAGTCATATTCCGACCGTAACAGATAGTTTTGTATAAAACTATTCTTTGTAGATCTACTTCGTGACGGGCACGCGACGTCGCAGGGTGGCGGTGTGCGAAGGGGTCGCCCACACCGACTCGGTCAGCGTCTGCAGGGTGGAGAGGAAGGTCGCACGCGCGGTGGGCTCGATCGCCACGAGGGCTTCTTCCACGACGGCGTCGTACACGTCGTAGGCGCGACGTAGCGTTTCGAGGCCGGAATCCGTGACGACGACGATCCGGGCGCGACGATCAGAGTCCGACACGCGACGCTCGGCGAGTCCTGCCCTCTCCAGGCCATCAAGCGTCGTGACCATCGTGGTCTTGTCGAGCATGGCGAGTTCTGCCACGACGTTCTGTGTGCGCTCGGCCTCTGCGGCCTTCATGAGCACGCAGAACTCGCGCACGTCCAGTCCGACTTCCTGCAGGGCGGCGCCCAGTTGCGCGGAGAAGGCATATGCCGACTGATTGAGCAGGAATGCCAGGTCGAGACGGATGCCGGTCATATTGCAACTGTAGCAAGATGATCCGCTGTCGGATTGTTTTCTCGCGCCTCAGACGCCGTACGCCGAGGCGACGAACTCGCGAAGCTGCACGCTGCATCGGGCGACGGCATCCCGCCAATCCGTCAGCGCACCGTCTTCGGCGCTGTCCGACACCGCACGGTACACGCGGATGGGCACGCCGAACTGCCCGGCCACCCAGATGTACGCGTAGGTCTCCATGTCGACGAGAGCGGCTCCGGTGGGGCGGATGACCGCCGTGACCTCGGCGTCGTCGACGAAGTGGTCGCCCGTTGCGATGAGGACCCCGTCGCGTCCGGTCGACACGCGGGCGGGAAGCGAGACGTGCTGACCGGAGATGCCGTCGAGGTCGGTGACGTCGTGCTGGAAGGCGGTTCCGACCTCGTGCACGCCCTCGGCCAGATCGGGGTCGATGGCCCCGGCCGTGCCGACCACGACGATCTCGTCATAGGTGTTCGCGTCGAGAGCCCGGGTCAACGCGTACGTCGCCTGGAGCTTCCCGGGGCCCGTGACCAGACGGTCGAATCCGGGCAGGGTGTCGGGAAAGGCGGAGAGCTCGGAGGCGAGTGCGGCGACGAGAAGTTTCACTGCCTCATCTTTTCACTCGGCACCTGGTAGAAACATGTGTCATCCCGCCGTAACAGTCAGGGGGGATACTGGTGTCACAACGAGTGAGGAGCCCCCGTGTCGCTGCAGCAGCAGATCTCTGAAGCCCTCGGCGTGAAGGCCGAGATCGATCCCGATGCCGAAGCGGAGCGGCGGGTGCAGTTCCTCGCCGACTATCTGCGCGCCTCCGGAGCGCGCGGGTTCGTGCTCGGGATCTCCGGCGGGCAGGACTCCACGCTGGCGGGGCGTCTCGCGCAGCTCGCGGTCGAACGAGTCCGCGAAGAGGGCGGCGAAGCGACGTTCCTGGCCGTGCGCCTGCCGTACCGCGTGCAGCACGACGCGGCCGACGCCGACGCCGCGCTGGCATTCATCCAGGCCGATTCCTCAGTCGAGGTGAACATCCAGAACGGGGTCGACGGCGTCGAGGAGGACATCGAGTTCGCCGTCACGAGCGACATCAGCGACTTCAACCGCGGCAACATCAAGGCCCGCGTGCGCATGGTCACGCAGTACGCGCTCGCCGGCCATGAGGGCAAGCTCGTGATCGGCACGGACCACGCCGCCGAGGCGGTGACGGGCTTCTACACGAAGTTCGGAGACGGAGCGGCCGACCTGCTGCCTCTCTCGGGACTCAGCAAGCGTCAGGGACGCGCCGTGCTGAAGAGCCTCGGCGCGCCGGAGCGGTTGTACCTGAAGGTGCCGACGGCCGATCTGCTCGACGGCACGCCCGGGCGCGCTGACGAGGACGAACTCGGTCTCACCTATGAGCAGATCGACGACTTCCTCGAGGGCAAGCAGGTCGATCCCGAGGTCGCCGGCCGCATCGAGGCGAAGTACCTCGCCACCCAGCACAAGCGGCACCTGCCCGCGACACCGGCCGACACCTGGTGGCGCTGAGGCGCTGAGCCGTCGGCGTCGCGGGTGGTGCGGCTCTGCTCGCTTCCGCCTGTGCCACACACCTGGCACCT includes:
- the nadE gene encoding ammonia-dependent NAD(+) synthetase, yielding MSLQQQISEALGVKAEIDPDAEAERRVQFLADYLRASGARGFVLGISGGQDSTLAGRLAQLAVERVREEGGEATFLAVRLPYRVQHDAADADAALAFIQADSSVEVNIQNGVDGVEEDIEFAVTSDISDFNRGNIKARVRMVTQYALAGHEGKLVIGTDHAAEAVTGFYTKFGDGAADLLPLSGLSKRQGRAVLKSLGAPERLYLKVPTADLLDGTPGRADEDELGLTYEQIDDFLEGKQVDPEVAGRIEAKYLATQHKRHLPATPADTWWR
- a CDS encoding GNAT family N-acetyltransferase, with the protein product MTTESAIKGFIFTDEKDASRYTLMHDGQLVSVLDYRDDGRTISLTRAFTIPTFRGRGYAAKVVERAVADLETRGDRHVIPVCWYVADWFDAHPEHASLLRTR
- a CDS encoding MarR family winged helix-turn-helix transcriptional regulator, which produces MTGIRLDLAFLLNQSAYAFSAQLGAALQEVGLDVREFCVLMKAAEAERTQNVVAELAMLDKTTMVTTLDGLERAGLAERRVSDSDRRARIVVVTDSGLETLRRAYDVYDAVVEEALVAIEPTARATFLSTLQTLTESVWATPSHTATLRRRVPVTK
- a CDS encoding exonuclease SbcCD subunit D, which gives rise to MRILHTSDWHIGRTFHGSSTMDALAEVLGALTVQVRDNEVDVVIVAGDVFDSATPAGPAYTLLSDTLLALADSGARIIVTSGNHDSAARLGFQARLLRDGIHVLTDPLAIGAPVTVADADGPVHFFGIPYLEPAIVRQHFPAAGEGGAELRTQAQTMAHAMSLVRAGMAEHEGRSVAIAHCFAAGVDATVGLEREVRQGGLDMVPLEVFDGPDYVALGHIHGRQQLSERVRYAGAPLHYSFGEQDKPRGSWLIDLDADGLANVAWLALPVPRALVTLTGTLDDILSADNVAAHAEHWVCAVYTDALPQAEPMRRLRERFPYCAMVQHQPAVTGAAEVRTYSERLRTAVTDTDRIEAFLEHVRAGQGASERERVLIREVLDDRVRAEALV
- a CDS encoding AAA family ATPase, translating into MRLHRLEVEGFGPFRARQVVDFDAFADDGIFLIAGRTGAGKSSILDAVCFGLYGGVPRYDGGEKRVRSDHSDPDEISEVVVEFSTPAGRFRVTRSPEYLRPAKRGGGMTKQAAGVSLDEWTDAGWIGRAARAVDVGNELDEILQLSREQFLQVILLAQNRFSEFLLANSKDRQALLRRLFGTERFDDVQARFDARRRAAEQALGTRLATVAARVEEAERLATDAQLWGDAGVGPLEAEGAVAPESASGARAAAAARIDATTEERLDDLRRARSRAEYRSERRAADREDAEARLAAADAALSALREDRRAQAERDRARLALTRLEGEATEISAVAVELREARSAEALRATIIAATKASASLEAAVELERGARIAWESFDGAELSPTDAEDEAAAMRAWVGERIKAMGSWGRAAELERGAAALTAELQASQDRVAAASARIEAGAAERATLPERVAAVTTARDDARRTADRAADLARVRDLAAGRVAAAREVVRLSAEHEVAEQSLADASAALAAEQAALAGLRRRRLDGFAGELASTLVDGEPCPVCGSAEHPAPATHSDPVSADDIDAAERVRDDAAERERAAAETSSALRAEAAAAASRADGRTVDTAETELAAATEEYAKSVTAADALARLDEELAELRARLEHLEGQRAADDAESASAREQLALLQQRSTDAATQIDDARGEFATVAERIADTEVRIDAARRLAGAIEDRQRRALAAVDAHEEQQAALEASDFTEVEEVEQALRSPAEQDALQRRIDEHAAQLGKEKATLLELELLTLPEEPIDLAPAEQAASSSRASWISAVDVATKAENAALQLTGLIESATAEHAATAEDAAEFEVLRGLADTIAGRGSNTHKMTLETFVLAAELEEIVQAANRRLHDMSTGRYQLKHSDALAARGAASGLGIVVYDAFTGQIRPAQSLSGGETFLSSLALALGLAEVVTSRAGGIRLDTLFIDEGFGSLDGDTLEVAMRTLDELRQGGRTVGVISHVEAMQEQIPAQLRVRATPEGPSIIETR
- a CDS encoding MFS transporter gives rise to the protein MTSTARRRSLAFLALSATQLMVILDGTVVTVALPAIRSGLGFSDSSLSWVVNAFFAAFAVVLLPAGRLGDRWGTRRVFLTGVALFTAASILCGLAWDPASLLIGRALQGVGGGLSTAVSLGMIADLFPEPAPRMRAFAVLAFIGSAGGAIGMVAGGMITEFATWPWVFLVNAPIGVAALALGAATMERVPGHPVSGGLVPRALFSARRFTLAGGVLFTMVIAGMSFQFLSSLFLQDALGLSPLATGAAFLAVTVPIAITSLGLSVRLAARFGSERVLIAALAFFAAGMVLMARVPHDGSFWMDVAPAFVVMGAGFGLAMPQATDLAMSAAPPEHAGAASAFLAATQQAGGAIGVFAVASLAAATDLGIGYLLGAGGLLVGIGLAVSLGRATSGGPDRETVDDAVSGSR
- a CDS encoding winged helix-turn-helix domain-containing protein — translated: MSNTALLERPAATAVRQSASSAAQLAADLPAVRSPRGFALYVGLDEIKAAEAGVSLPLLVDALRRTLAELAPGAETHATVALAPHGSGGRDLDVVRLALQEPGAIARTKAAAEEETTDEEGGVVVDISRKRVLIDGESAAFTYKEFELLQYLVLREGRTIERSELVSALWQAQDDETPGERTIDVHVRRLRAKLGRYEDIVRTVRGIGYRFDRHADVVIRYGHGTPSPDRF
- a CDS encoding phosphorylase family protein; translation: MKLLVAALASELSAFPDTLPGFDRLVTGPGKLQATYALTRALDANTYDEIVVVGTAGAIDPDLAEGVHEVGTAFQHDVTDLDGISGQHVSLPARVSTGRDGVLIATGDHFVDDAEVTAVIRPTGAALVDMETYAYIWVAGQFGVPIRVYRAVSDSAEDGALTDWRDAVARCSVQLREFVASAYGV
- a CDS encoding DNA-3-methyladenine glycosylase family protein; this encodes MTLTAGAESDAVASAAPLQSVYRPARPVDLLRTVGVLRRGPNDPTTVIDGPVLWRAVRTPSGVATLALRESSGEIRATAWGVGASHALDTVPDLCGASDDDDGFDASLHPVIADSARRHPSLRLTRTGQVFDALACAIIEQKVTGLQAFGAWRHLVSRFGERAPGPTPRPMFAAPPPAVWRSIPSWAWHRAGVEPSQSKTIARSAERGASIERALLASPDGPARDRVLTSLPGIGIWTSAETRIRALGDADAVSIGDYHLAHEVGYALAGARTDDDGMLELLAPWAGQRQRVIRLILASGMREPRRGPRLAPEDHRRR